The Linepithema humile isolate Giens D197 chromosome 2, Lhum_UNIL_v1.0, whole genome shotgun sequence genome has a segment encoding these proteins:
- the LOC105679589 gene encoding protein phosphatase 1 regulatory subunit 36-like isoform X2: MLNDIEKIKFRKYYLRKVKPHEPDVVILQDIKDLVLFLLTTPVSPQFINFFHLPIVDRFLRALILYFQHYVEIWEDLMQERAATMRKAPNPLARGHRTRYAEEMRTLRCVLGREYVDLIMGCQGGAQYHHMMTGEKRSAVTQSQGEKDLRVFEALTSVAHRVVWIALQRKHYNLIELELHRLLRTEAYNTAQRQSSSQIIQDMLEDDIRILHGPKMALKSKLLRNSPLPHELMYSDCDYRLLSLGIVEIDARDPKIAYLKNALLIEEDKLSQLGIRVGILGHNRSNYDIMLKPSETEESELIEISMFEKKAMELRKSIPSDKISDIKERIERGLSPRKSEYELVEKFPVKEIEVPAGRYDKVRKEARRKWIVREVKRRHGKPFDIIL, from the exons ATGCTGAATGACATTGAAAAG ATTAAATTTCGGAAATATTACCTGAGAAAGGTAAAACCACACGAACCGGACGTCGTCATTCTGCAAGACATCAAAGACCTTGTGCTCTTCCTGCTTACAACGCCCGTCAGTCCCCAATTCATAAACTTCTTCCACTTGCCGATCGTTGACCGATTCTTAAGGGCGCTGATCCTCTATTTCCAACATTATGTAGAGATATGGGAAGACTTGATGCAGGAACGGGCCGCCACCATGAGGAAGGCGCCGAATCCGTTGGCGCGCGGACACAGAACCCGATACGCCGAGGAGATGCGCACCCTACGCTGTGTCTTGGGTAGAGAATACGTGGATTTAATAATGGGCTGTCAGGGCGGGGCGCAGTATCATCATATGATGACCGGCGAGAAGCGGTCGGCGGTCACGCAATCGCAGGGCGAGAAGGACCTGAGAGTCTTCGAGGCTTTGACAAGCGTGGCTCATCGAGTCGTGTGGATAGCGTTGCAGCGCAAGCATTACAATCTCATCG AACTGGAATTGCACAGGTTGCTCCGAACCGAGGCGTACAACACCGCGCAGAGGCAAAGCAGCAGTCAAATTATTCAGGATATGCTGGAGGATGATATCCGCATACTGCACGGCCCTAAAATGGCGTTAAAGAGTAAATTGCTCAGAAACTCCCCGTTGCCTCACGAGTTGATGTATTCGGATTGCGACTATCGTCTTCTATCGTTAG GAATAGTAGAGATTGACGCGCGCGATCCAAAAATCGCTTATCTAAAGAACGCTCTTCTTATCGAGGAGGACAAGCTATCTCAATTGGGGATTCGAGTAGGCATACTGGGTCACAATCGCTcgaattatgatataatgttGAAGCCGAGCGAGACGGAAGAATCGGAATTGATAGAAATTAGCATGTTTGAGAAAAAGGCAATGGAATTGCGAAAGAGTATTCCTTCGGACAAAATCTCG GATATCAAGGAACGGATTGAAAGAGGATTGTCCCCTCGCAAATCCGAATACGAATTAGTCGAAAAATTTCCAGTGAAAGAAATCGAGGTGCCAGCCGGGAGATACGACAAAGTTCGCAAAGAAGCTCGAAGAAAATGGATCGTTCGAGAAGTGAAACGACGTCATGGCAAACCATTTGATATTATTCTATAG
- the LOC105679589 gene encoding protein phosphatase 1 regulatory subunit 36-like isoform X1, protein MSERHFVWDEITEGLILLSTAKAEDEQAKGRKAQPTAAHTPEIYCPHAYLILSYQDMLNDIEKIKFRKYYLRKVKPHEPDVVILQDIKDLVLFLLTTPVSPQFINFFHLPIVDRFLRALILYFQHYVEIWEDLMQERAATMRKAPNPLARGHRTRYAEEMRTLRCVLGREYVDLIMGCQGGAQYHHMMTGEKRSAVTQSQGEKDLRVFEALTSVAHRVVWIALQRKHYNLIELELHRLLRTEAYNTAQRQSSSQIIQDMLEDDIRILHGPKMALKSKLLRNSPLPHELMYSDCDYRLLSLGIVEIDARDPKIAYLKNALLIEEDKLSQLGIRVGILGHNRSNYDIMLKPSETEESELIEISMFEKKAMELRKSIPSDKISDIKERIERGLSPRKSEYELVEKFPVKEIEVPAGRYDKVRKEARRKWIVREVKRRHGKPFDIIL, encoded by the exons ATGAGCGAGAGACACTTTGTATGGGATGAAATTACAGAAGGATTAATTCTATTgag TACGGCTAAAGCGGAAGATGAACAGGCGAAAGGACGGAAGGCACAACCTACCGCTGCTCATACACCGGAAATTTACTGTCCACATGCGTATTTAATTTTGAGTTACCAGGACATGCTGAATGACATTGAAAAG ATTAAATTTCGGAAATATTACCTGAGAAAGGTAAAACCACACGAACCGGACGTCGTCATTCTGCAAGACATCAAAGACCTTGTGCTCTTCCTGCTTACAACGCCCGTCAGTCCCCAATTCATAAACTTCTTCCACTTGCCGATCGTTGACCGATTCTTAAGGGCGCTGATCCTCTATTTCCAACATTATGTAGAGATATGGGAAGACTTGATGCAGGAACGGGCCGCCACCATGAGGAAGGCGCCGAATCCGTTGGCGCGCGGACACAGAACCCGATACGCCGAGGAGATGCGCACCCTACGCTGTGTCTTGGGTAGAGAATACGTGGATTTAATAATGGGCTGTCAGGGCGGGGCGCAGTATCATCATATGATGACCGGCGAGAAGCGGTCGGCGGTCACGCAATCGCAGGGCGAGAAGGACCTGAGAGTCTTCGAGGCTTTGACAAGCGTGGCTCATCGAGTCGTGTGGATAGCGTTGCAGCGCAAGCATTACAATCTCATCG AACTGGAATTGCACAGGTTGCTCCGAACCGAGGCGTACAACACCGCGCAGAGGCAAAGCAGCAGTCAAATTATTCAGGATATGCTGGAGGATGATATCCGCATACTGCACGGCCCTAAAATGGCGTTAAAGAGTAAATTGCTCAGAAACTCCCCGTTGCCTCACGAGTTGATGTATTCGGATTGCGACTATCGTCTTCTATCGTTAG GAATAGTAGAGATTGACGCGCGCGATCCAAAAATCGCTTATCTAAAGAACGCTCTTCTTATCGAGGAGGACAAGCTATCTCAATTGGGGATTCGAGTAGGCATACTGGGTCACAATCGCTcgaattatgatataatgttGAAGCCGAGCGAGACGGAAGAATCGGAATTGATAGAAATTAGCATGTTTGAGAAAAAGGCAATGGAATTGCGAAAGAGTATTCCTTCGGACAAAATCTCG GATATCAAGGAACGGATTGAAAGAGGATTGTCCCCTCGCAAATCCGAATACGAATTAGTCGAAAAATTTCCAGTGAAAGAAATCGAGGTGCCAGCCGGGAGATACGACAAAGTTCGCAAAGAAGCTCGAAGAAAATGGATCGTTCGAGAAGTGAAACGACGTCATGGCAAACCATTTGATATTATTCTATAG
- the LOC105679588 gene encoding INO80 complex subunit D: MFGVDYYARWNRSGQKEQSMKVPISENSNMDNKLKFSDRLKALLKTEAHQDVDPYIFSEPEPFGTAAGRNTMVVPPTNSKVMQSCKNNKTKGKCLKQRIRMAPVPDAGYKTVGVNATAEASVERRVGENVDHKFSNVVQHKQRHIENLQRLKSRRQSRDHTLLYYPRAGDEISDSDSSGDDMTIYQHHWFPGESVTTLNRANRLSQLRLQLQRQLLQLRIDENDAEVVLRHRVRCLLEAASKDPASTARALSDSPGANKVLDGPLLVGGLCGAEGCRQTSLPCTRHCSRHIMLNGDQLLFEHCTAKFSDNTQCCVPVFDVAHELPLCPEHARKRDNYHRKAQESKPKKARKKPTSPTIPVRPKPKSKPKKRKRPPSNKVETKGGALMHEESHYMSQINCNENHTKTLNNLNIPQGSSNSASTLNLGLGLGSLGLGGGLKVELGDNEVFGPLDSAEHDFGNVLNNLPPDAFNDLFIEGRNGDYEPSREEEEELQRALEEVDKDVRNLERMQSNGLLEPALLAQLMSDIAS, from the exons ATGTTTGGTGTAGACTACTATGCGAG GTGGAACAGATCTGGACAGAAGGAGCAATCAATGAAGGTCCCTATTTCCGAAAACTCAAACATGGACAATAAATTGAAGTTTTCGGACCGCTTGAAGGCTCTGCTGAAAACCGAGGCTCACCAAGATGTTGATCCGTACATTTTTAGTGAACCGGAACCGTTTGGCACAGCAGCGGGAAGAAATACCATGGTGGTTCCACCTACAAATTCTAAAGTGATGCAAAGTTGTAAGAACAATAAGACAAAGGGGAAATGTTTGAAGCAAAGGATAAGAATGGCGCCTGTACCGGACGCGGGCTACAAGACTGTTGGAGTTAATGCGACAGCGGAAGCGAGCGTCGAACGGCGCGTCGGAGAGAACGTAGatcataaattttctaatgTAGTTCAGCATAAGCAGCGacatattgaaaatttgcagAGATTAAAGTCCAGGAGGCAAAGTCGGGACCACACGCTGCTGTATTATCCGAGAGCCGGGGATGAGATATCCGATAGCGATTCGAGCGGAGATGACATGACGATTTATCAGCACCATTGGTTCCCCGGCGAGTCTGTTACAACGCTAAACCGCGCTAATCGACTGTCCCAACTACGTTTGCAACTACAACGACAATTACTTCAATTACGCATCGACGAGAATGACGCTGAAGTTGTACTGCGTCACAGGGTCAGGTGTCTGTTGGAGGCCGCCTCCAAAGATCCCGCTTCTACCGCGAGGGCTCTGAGCGATTCGCCGGGCGCCAACAAGGTGCTCGACGGACCGCTGTTGGTCGGCGGACTGTGCGGAGCGGAAGGATGCCGACAGACGTCTCTGCCTTGCACCCGGCACTGTTCTCGCCATATTATGTTAAACGGAGATCAGCTTTTATTCGAGCATTGCACTGCCAAGTTTAGTGACAACACACAGTGTTGTGTTCCTGTGTTTGATGTCGCACACGAATTACCTCTTTGTCCGGAGCACGCCAGGAAGAGGGACAATTATCACCGCAAAGCCCAAGAATCCAAACCAAAGAAAGCTCGTAAAAAGCCAACCTCCCCAACTATCCCGGTGAGGCCTAAACCCAAGTCCAAGCCGAAGAAGCGCAAACGGCCGCCCTCGAACAAAGTGGAGACCAAGGGCGGCGCATTGATGCACGAGGAAAGTCATTACATGAGCCAAATAAACTGCAATGAAAATCATACCAAGACGTTAAACAATTTGAATATTCCGCAAGGAAGCTCAAATTCTGCGTCTACTTTAAATCTAGGATTGGGATTAGGCTCGCTTGGACTGGGCGGAGGGCTCAAAGTGGAGCTTGGGGATAATGAAGTGTTCGGTCCTTTGGATTCTGCTGAGCACGACTTTGGCAACGTGCTCAACAATTTACCCCCGGATGCTTTTAACGACTTGTTTATCG AGGGTAGAAATGGAGATTACGAACCGTCgagagaagaggaagaggaattgCAACGGGCTCTGGAAGAGGTTGACAAAGATGTACGAAATTTGGAGAGGATGCAATCGAACGGACTTTTAGAGCCGGCATTGCTCGCCCAGCTCATGTCGGACATTGCTTCGTAG
- the mRpL9 gene encoding large ribosomal subunit protein bL9m, which yields MLKFPRLLVNHVKTLATPTLPNKVDCLSQQTRNTFILKRRHQPSFHKKNCRPKHLKTKHYIYDLVEDTNTSKQEPLDLILTQYVAGLGSAGTRVTMRPKPAYSTLLLPKLADYATPENIEKYSKLVDQGDNMPFSSASVEGTIKYLSQKRISIVMSKDMPWTLEKWHIRTSFRKAAIYLSEDTITMPEKPISGPNLEIEGKEFFVTLTINNREQVKVRCCLHHWTPDKAAQICIDEFWKLPTEPIFPENKPILDSLPAFWVDKKKDRI from the exons ATGTTGAAATTTCCAAGATTACTCGTAAATCACGTAAAAACATTGGCAACGCCTACTTTGCCGAACAAAGTGGATTGTTTATCCCAACAAACACGG AATACCTTCATTTTGAAAAGAAGACATCAACcttcttttcataaaaagaaTTGTAGACCAAAACATTTGAAAACAAAACATTACATTTATGATCTTGTTGAAGATACAAATACCAGTAAACAGGAGCCActtgatttaattttgacaCAATATGTAGCAGGACTCGGTAGTGCAGGCACCAGGGTAACAATGCGTCCAAAACCAGCATACTCTACACTTTTATTACCAAAATTAGCAGATTACGCTACTCCCGAgaacatagaaaaatattcaaaattagtGGATCAAGGAGATAATATGCCATTTAGCTCTGCATCTGTAGAAGGAACAATAAAGTATCTGTCACAAAAACGAATATCAATTGTGATGTCAAAGGACATGCCGTGGACATTGGAGAAATGGCATATTAGAACAAGTTTCCGCAAAGCTGCTATCTATCTGTCGGAAGATACTATAACGATGCCAGAAAAACCGATATCTGGTCCAAACTTAGAGATAGAAGGAAAGGAATTTTTCGTGACTCTCACGATCAACAATCGCGAGCAGGTAAAGGTGAGATGCTGTCTGCATCATTGGACACCAGATAAGGCTGCACAAATTTGCATCGACGAGTTTTGGAAGCTGCCGACTGAGCCGATATTTCCCGAGAACAAACCAATTTTAGATTCCCTTCCTGCCTTTTGGGTagataagaaaaaagatagaatataa